A DNA window from Falco peregrinus isolate bFalPer1 chromosome 8, bFalPer1.pri, whole genome shotgun sequence contains the following coding sequences:
- the GEMIN5 gene encoding gem-associated protein 5 isoform X2, with the protein MAAAVRVLPASPNWYNSRCSDASSDGRLFGFAARHRVCLLDVSAATPAYYGELLGHTDRITGFAFCQCPGQSSLCASSSDDGSVRIWDARALTALAEYSLHQNAISALHWSPLVKDLIVSGDEKGVIVCYWHNRSDSQQFFPEPRTIFCLTCSPHHENLVAVGYKDGMVVIIDISRKREILHRLRGHEDEIHCLAWCPVPGEERLPAWQDELQVPSGEGKVPNGELTQDSTTKKGCYLASGSKDQTIRIWSCTRGRSVMILKLPPMKRRGGAIDPAVKERIWLTVHWPPGHSTEIVSSCFGGELLLWDLTQSGKRKWTLLGSSEGQNHSRIVFNLSSVKHQDKELLFSISMDRDVKCWDLSTLDCSWTMPSLGGFVYSLAFSPVDTGCLAIGVGDSMIRVWNTLSMYNIYDIKTFWQSIKSKVTALSWHPTKEGCLAFGTDDGKVGIYDTFSSSAKNKPPQISSTYHKKTVYTLAWGPPTPPLSSGEEGEEPSATLYSCAGEGIVFQHNPWKLNGEANDINKVIRDTNSIKHKLPARTEISWKPDGKLLALGNEDGSIEIFQAPNLKLLCTIQQHHKLINAIRWHHEHGSQPELSYLIASGSVNATIYVHNLKSVIESASESPLTITEPFRTLAGHTAKITSLSWSPHHEGRLVSACYDGTAQVWDVMKEEPLCNYRGHQGRLLSVQWSPVDSDSIYTGADDFSVHKWQISKQEHTRPPQGKKSIELEKKRSMQPKVKAKKKKKPTGKSPAKQDLSDVMNGDESVKEMLLEENGVSDHEGEKEAREAELPAEVPVTVSKDTSSSAYDYSSFSLPKPFVTQKATPVKKDPPKEKPTSDASLKKRKPRSILPFSTLMDHRSKDELHQDCLRLATCLKTKDNNDDVSSDLKDRIHLGLFTDRASVHKMIDMEGKHHLENGHPELFQQLMLWKGDMKGVLQAAAERGELTDQLVAISPMVGYQAWVWTVEAFAKQLCFQEQYVKAASHLLSIHKVYEAVDLLKVNNFYREAIVIAKARLRPEDPILKDLYNSWAALLEKDGHYSMAAKCYLGASSPYDAVKVLAKKGDVASLRTAAELALVSGEEELSATLSFRCAQDMLLSRNWVGAQEVLQQHKTLFGQRLVFCLNELLCKCLSERNPCDRKSPVPPCYHSWELNREASFFDMVTEVWQKVLGMDTTEQITSACEQLHSIEHPPSTSNTHPKQVLFHISHDLTLAALSYHTATWNEAVKSILGAVTRSYDAGNFTLMQEICSIILPEGCDNLRHKLDSTNSQSMDACRSLEGFVAYGLLYDLWWNLSNDSLVIRKAGLDPVLCPSEQTVPEKSCISGHSSPEETPDQTVVETDENLQNTTEVHKCETESDSKTSSVDLVDIQSKLNGCKVLLSEEIAALQNTQRDIAEVQQILADMICQHQQQRNNLQENTNGNTQESNLQQSSETESDKPCSDSTQLNCKDEVKQPITLPELTKQLLKAKQKLAEFPDNLKVFPFPDVLECCLVLLHTGSQCPPELRVQALDFLRKHGTADIYKKATRRFLT; encoded by the exons ATGGCGGCGGCCGTGCGGGTGCTGCCCGCCTCGCCTAACTGGTACAACAGCCGCTGCAGCGATGCCAGCAGCGATGGCCGCCTTTTCGGCTTCGCGGCGAGGCACCGCGTCTGCCTGCTGGATGTCAGCGCCGCCACACCCGCCTATTACG GGGAGCTCCTCGGGCACACGGACCGGATCACCGGGTTCGCCTTCTGCCAGTGCCCCGGGCAGAGCAGCCTCTGCGCCAGCAGCTCCGACGATGGCAGCGTCAGAATCTGGGACGCGCGGGCGCTGACGGCCCTGGCGGAGTACAGCCTGCACCAG AATGCAATCTCAGCGTTGCACTGGTCACCTCTTGTGAAAGACCTGATCGTATCCGGTGATGAAAAAGGTGTCATTGTTTGTTACTGGCACAACAGAAGTGACAGCCAGCAGTTCTTCCCAGAGCCTCGGACAATTTTCTGTCTCACTTGTTCTCCTCATCATGAAAACCTGGTGGCAGTTGg CTACAAGGATGGCATGGTGGTTATAATTGAtatcagcaggaaaagagaaatacttCATCGGCTGAGAGGCCATGAGGATGAAATACATTGTCTGGCCTGGTGCCCTGTGCCTGGTGAAGAAAGGTTACCTGCTTGGCAAGATGAGCTCCAAG TTCCTTCAGGGGAAGGCAAAGTTCCAAATGGGGAGCTGACACAGGACTCAACCACGAAGAAAGGTTGTTACCTGGCTTCAGGAAGCAAAGATCAGACCATACGAATATGGAGCTGTACTAGAGGCAGAA GTGTAATGATTTTGAAGTTGCCACCCATGAAGAGAAGAGGTGGAGCCATTGATCCTGCCGTTAAAGAGCGCATTTGGCTGACTGTTCACTGGCCGCCTGGTCATTCCACAGAAATTGTATCCAGCTGTTTTGG AGGAGAACTGCTACTCTGGGATTTGACCCAATCCGGAAAACGTAAGTGGACTCTTCTAGGATCTTCAGAAGGACAGAATCACTCCCGAATTGTGTTCAACCTGAGTTCTGTGAAGCATCAGGACAAAGAgctccttttttccatttcaatggACAGAGAT GTGAAGTGTTGGGACCTATCAACTCTCGACTGTAGCTGGACCATGCCCTCACTTGGGGGATTTGTCTATAGTCTTGCCTTCTCCCCTGTGGACACAGGCTGTCTTGCCATTGGTGTTGGAGACAGTATGATCCGGGTGTGGAATACTTTGTCCATGTACAATATTTATGATATTAAAACCTTCTGGCAAAGCATAAAGTCCAAGGTTACAGCA TTATCCTGGCATCCAACTAAGGAAGGCTGCTTGGCTTTTGGAACAGACGATGGAAAAGTTGGCATATATGACACCTTCTCCAGCAG TGCTAAGAATAAGCCACCTCAGATCTCCAGTACTTACCACAAGAAGACTGTATACACATTAGCCTGGGGGCCTCCAACTCCTCCTCTGTCTTCTG GAGAAGAAGGTGAAGAACCCTCTGCAACGTTATATAGTTGTGCTGGAGAAGGTATTGTTTTTCAGCACAACCCCTGGAAGCTTAACGGAGAGGCAAATGACATCAACAAAGTCATCAGAGACACGAATTCAATCAAA CACAAACTGCCTGCGCGTACAGAGATCAGCTGGAAACCCGATGGCAAACTCTTGGCTCTTGGCAATGAAGATGG CTcaattgaaatatttcaggcaCCAAACCTGAAGTTGCTTTGCACTATCCAGCAGCATCATAAACTGATTAACGCCATTCGTTGGCATCATGAGCATGGGAGCCAGCCAGAGCTGAGTTACTTGATAGCATCAGGCTCAGTCAATGCCACTATTTACGTGCATAATCTGAAAAGCGTCATAG agagcGCTTCAGAAAGTCCTTTGACAATAACAGAGCCTTTTCGAACCCTGGCTGGGCACACAGCCAAAATCACAAGTCTTTCCTGGAGCCCCCACCATGAGGGAAGATTGGTATCTGCTTGCTATGATGGCACTGCGCAG GTATGGGATGTTATGAAGGAAGAGCCACTCTGCAACTACCGAGGGCACCAGGGCCGGCTGCTGAGTGTCCAGTGGTCACCAGTGGATTCAGATTCTATTTATACAGGAGCAgatgatttttctgttcacaaATGGCAAATTTCAAAGCAGGAGCATACACGGCCTCCTCAGG GCAAAAAGAGTATagaattagagaaaaaaagaagtatgcAACCAAAAGTCAAAgccaagaagaagaaaaagcctaCAGGAAAGAGTCCAGCCAAACAGGATCTAAGTGATGTTATGAATGGAGATGAAAGTGTGAAGGAAATGTTGCTAGAGGAAAATGGAGTGTCGGAccatgaaggagaaaaagaagctcGGGAGGCAGAGTTGCCTGCTGAAGTCCCCGTGACTG TGTCCAAGGATACATCTTCATCTGCATACGATTATTCTTCATTCAGTTTGCCAAAGCCTTTTGTGACCCAGAAAGCCACTCCTGTGAAAAAGGACCCACCTAAAGAGAAACCAA CCTCTGATGCCTCTCTGAAGAAGAGGAAGCCTCGTTCTATTCTACCCTTCAGCACGCTCATGGATCACAGATCAAAAGATGAATTGCATCAGGACTGCTTGAGGCTGGCTACCTGTCTGAAAACCAAAG ATAATAATGACGATGTGTCTTCTGACCTCAAGGATCGAATCCACTTGGGGCTGTTCACAGACAGGGCTTCTGTGCACAAGATGATTGATATGGAAG GAAAACATCACTTGGAGAATGGGCATCCAGAGCTCTTTCAGCAGCTCATGTTGTGGAAAGGAGATATGAAGGGTGtcctccaggcagctgctgagagGGGAGAGCTAACAGACCAGCTGGTAGCAATCTCACCCATGG TTGGCTATCAGGCCTGGGTTTGGACAGTAGAAGcctttgcaaagcagctgtgttttcaggAGCAGTATGTGAAGGCTGCCTCCCATCTCCTGTCCATCCACAAAGTGTATGAGGCTGTCGACCTCCTGAAAGTGAACAACTTTTACAG GGAAGCAATTGTAATTGCCAAGGCCAGGTTGCGTCCAGAAGATCCGATTCTGAAGGATCTCTACAACAGTTGGGCAGCTTTGTTAGAGAAAGACGGTCATTACTCCATGGCCGCCAAATG TTATTTGGGGGCTTCCTCACCCTATGATGCAGTTAAGGTGTTGGCAAAAAAGGGAGATGTGGCATCCCTTAGAACTGCTGCTGAGCTTGCGCTGGTATCTGGGGAGGAGGAGTTGTCAGCAACTTTGTCTTTCAGATGTGCCCAAGACATGCTGTTATCCAGGAACTGGGTGGGAGCTCAGGAAGTCCTTCAGCAACATAAAACTTTATTT GGACAAAGACTTGTTTTCTGCCTCAATGAACTCCTTTGCAAGTGCCTTAGTGAAAGAAACCCCTGTGACCGAAAGAGCCCCGTGCCTCCCTGTTATCACAGCTGGGAGCTGAACAGAGAGGCCTCGTTTTTTGACATGGTGACGGAAGTGTGGCAGAAGGTACTGGGCATGGACACCACTGAACAAATCACAAGTGCATGTGAGCAGCTGCACAGTATCGAGCATCCTCCTTCTACCAGCAACACACACCCAAAGCAG GTGCTTTTCCATATCTCCCATGACCTGACCCTTGCTGCCCTGAGCTATCATACTGCTACCTGGAATGAGGCAGTGAAAAGTATTCTTGGAGCTGTGACCCGCAGTTATGATGCTGGTAATTTCACTCTGATGCAAGAGATCTGCAGTATCATCCTTCCTGAAG GCTGTGATAACCTGAGACACAAACTGGACAGCACAAATTCTCAGAGCATGGATGCTTGCAGAAGTTTAGAGGGCTTTGTGGCTTATGGACTGCTGTATGACCTGTGGTGGAATCTATCCAATGACTCCCTTGTGATCCGGAAGGCTGGCTTGGATCCTGTGCTGTGTCCCAGTGAGCAGACAGTTCCTGAGAAGAGCTGCATTTCAGGTCACTCCTCCCCTGAAGAAACTCCTGATCAAACGGTGGTTGAGACGGATGAAAACCTCCAGAATACAACTGAAGTTCACAAGTGTGAGACGGAAAGTGACTCAAAAACTAGCTCGGTTGATTTGGTAGACATACAGTCAAAGCTGAATGGCTGCAAAGTGCTTCTTTCAGAAGAGATCGCTGCTTTACAGAATACCCAGAGAGATATAGCTGAGGTCCAGCAGATTTTAGCAGATATGATCTGCCAGCATCAGCAGCAGAGGAACAATCTCCAGGAAAACACAAATGGAAACACCCAGGAAAGCAACCTGCAGCAGAGTTCAGAGACCGAGTCAGACAAACCATGCTCTGACAGCACCCAGTTGAATTG TAAAGATGAAGTAAAGCAACCAATTACACTCCCTGAGCTAACCAAGCAGCTTCTAAAAGCGAAGCAGAAACTAGCAGAATTTCCAGACAATTTAAAG GTCTTCCCGTTCCCCGACGTGCTGGAGTGCTGCCTGGTACTCCTTCACACCGGATCGCAGTGCCCTCCTGAGCTACGTGTGCAGGCACTGGACTTCCTTAGGAAACACGGTACTGCTGACATTTACAAAAAGGCTACCAGGAGGTTCTTGACATGA
- the GEMIN5 gene encoding gem-associated protein 5 isoform X1, which produces MAAAVRVLPASPNWYNSRCSDASSDGRLFGFAARHRVCLLDVSAATPAYYGELLGHTDRITGFAFCQCPGQSSLCASSSDDGSVRIWDARALTALAEYSLHQNAISALHWSPLVKDLIVSGDEKGVIVCYWHNRSDSQQFFPEPRTIFCLTCSPHHENLVAVGYKDGMVVIIDISRKREILHRLRGHEDEIHCLAWCPVPGEERLPAWQDELQVVPSGEGKVPNGELTQDSTTKKGCYLASGSKDQTIRIWSCTRGRSVMILKLPPMKRRGGAIDPAVKERIWLTVHWPPGHSTEIVSSCFGGELLLWDLTQSGKRKWTLLGSSEGQNHSRIVFNLSSVKHQDKELLFSISMDRDVKCWDLSTLDCSWTMPSLGGFVYSLAFSPVDTGCLAIGVGDSMIRVWNTLSMYNIYDIKTFWQSIKSKVTALSWHPTKEGCLAFGTDDGKVGIYDTFSSSAKNKPPQISSTYHKKTVYTLAWGPPTPPLSSGEEGEEPSATLYSCAGEGIVFQHNPWKLNGEANDINKVIRDTNSIKHKLPARTEISWKPDGKLLALGNEDGSIEIFQAPNLKLLCTIQQHHKLINAIRWHHEHGSQPELSYLIASGSVNATIYVHNLKSVIESASESPLTITEPFRTLAGHTAKITSLSWSPHHEGRLVSACYDGTAQVWDVMKEEPLCNYRGHQGRLLSVQWSPVDSDSIYTGADDFSVHKWQISKQEHTRPPQGKKSIELEKKRSMQPKVKAKKKKKPTGKSPAKQDLSDVMNGDESVKEMLLEENGVSDHEGEKEAREAELPAEVPVTVSKDTSSSAYDYSSFSLPKPFVTQKATPVKKDPPKEKPTSDASLKKRKPRSILPFSTLMDHRSKDELHQDCLRLATCLKTKDNNDDVSSDLKDRIHLGLFTDRASVHKMIDMEGKHHLENGHPELFQQLMLWKGDMKGVLQAAAERGELTDQLVAISPMVGYQAWVWTVEAFAKQLCFQEQYVKAASHLLSIHKVYEAVDLLKVNNFYREAIVIAKARLRPEDPILKDLYNSWAALLEKDGHYSMAAKCYLGASSPYDAVKVLAKKGDVASLRTAAELALVSGEEELSATLSFRCAQDMLLSRNWVGAQEVLQQHKTLFGQRLVFCLNELLCKCLSERNPCDRKSPVPPCYHSWELNREASFFDMVTEVWQKVLGMDTTEQITSACEQLHSIEHPPSTSNTHPKQVLFHISHDLTLAALSYHTATWNEAVKSILGAVTRSYDAGNFTLMQEICSIILPEGCDNLRHKLDSTNSQSMDACRSLEGFVAYGLLYDLWWNLSNDSLVIRKAGLDPVLCPSEQTVPEKSCISGHSSPEETPDQTVVETDENLQNTTEVHKCETESDSKTSSVDLVDIQSKLNGCKVLLSEEIAALQNTQRDIAEVQQILADMICQHQQQRNNLQENTNGNTQESNLQQSSETESDKPCSDSTQLNCKDEVKQPITLPELTKQLLKAKQKLAEFPDNLKVFPFPDVLECCLVLLHTGSQCPPELRVQALDFLRKHGTADIYKKATRRFLT; this is translated from the exons ATGGCGGCGGCCGTGCGGGTGCTGCCCGCCTCGCCTAACTGGTACAACAGCCGCTGCAGCGATGCCAGCAGCGATGGCCGCCTTTTCGGCTTCGCGGCGAGGCACCGCGTCTGCCTGCTGGATGTCAGCGCCGCCACACCCGCCTATTACG GGGAGCTCCTCGGGCACACGGACCGGATCACCGGGTTCGCCTTCTGCCAGTGCCCCGGGCAGAGCAGCCTCTGCGCCAGCAGCTCCGACGATGGCAGCGTCAGAATCTGGGACGCGCGGGCGCTGACGGCCCTGGCGGAGTACAGCCTGCACCAG AATGCAATCTCAGCGTTGCACTGGTCACCTCTTGTGAAAGACCTGATCGTATCCGGTGATGAAAAAGGTGTCATTGTTTGTTACTGGCACAACAGAAGTGACAGCCAGCAGTTCTTCCCAGAGCCTCGGACAATTTTCTGTCTCACTTGTTCTCCTCATCATGAAAACCTGGTGGCAGTTGg CTACAAGGATGGCATGGTGGTTATAATTGAtatcagcaggaaaagagaaatacttCATCGGCTGAGAGGCCATGAGGATGAAATACATTGTCTGGCCTGGTGCCCTGTGCCTGGTGAAGAAAGGTTACCTGCTTGGCAAGATGAGCTCCAAG TAGTTCCTTCAGGGGAAGGCAAAGTTCCAAATGGGGAGCTGACACAGGACTCAACCACGAAGAAAGGTTGTTACCTGGCTTCAGGAAGCAAAGATCAGACCATACGAATATGGAGCTGTACTAGAGGCAGAA GTGTAATGATTTTGAAGTTGCCACCCATGAAGAGAAGAGGTGGAGCCATTGATCCTGCCGTTAAAGAGCGCATTTGGCTGACTGTTCACTGGCCGCCTGGTCATTCCACAGAAATTGTATCCAGCTGTTTTGG AGGAGAACTGCTACTCTGGGATTTGACCCAATCCGGAAAACGTAAGTGGACTCTTCTAGGATCTTCAGAAGGACAGAATCACTCCCGAATTGTGTTCAACCTGAGTTCTGTGAAGCATCAGGACAAAGAgctccttttttccatttcaatggACAGAGAT GTGAAGTGTTGGGACCTATCAACTCTCGACTGTAGCTGGACCATGCCCTCACTTGGGGGATTTGTCTATAGTCTTGCCTTCTCCCCTGTGGACACAGGCTGTCTTGCCATTGGTGTTGGAGACAGTATGATCCGGGTGTGGAATACTTTGTCCATGTACAATATTTATGATATTAAAACCTTCTGGCAAAGCATAAAGTCCAAGGTTACAGCA TTATCCTGGCATCCAACTAAGGAAGGCTGCTTGGCTTTTGGAACAGACGATGGAAAAGTTGGCATATATGACACCTTCTCCAGCAG TGCTAAGAATAAGCCACCTCAGATCTCCAGTACTTACCACAAGAAGACTGTATACACATTAGCCTGGGGGCCTCCAACTCCTCCTCTGTCTTCTG GAGAAGAAGGTGAAGAACCCTCTGCAACGTTATATAGTTGTGCTGGAGAAGGTATTGTTTTTCAGCACAACCCCTGGAAGCTTAACGGAGAGGCAAATGACATCAACAAAGTCATCAGAGACACGAATTCAATCAAA CACAAACTGCCTGCGCGTACAGAGATCAGCTGGAAACCCGATGGCAAACTCTTGGCTCTTGGCAATGAAGATGG CTcaattgaaatatttcaggcaCCAAACCTGAAGTTGCTTTGCACTATCCAGCAGCATCATAAACTGATTAACGCCATTCGTTGGCATCATGAGCATGGGAGCCAGCCAGAGCTGAGTTACTTGATAGCATCAGGCTCAGTCAATGCCACTATTTACGTGCATAATCTGAAAAGCGTCATAG agagcGCTTCAGAAAGTCCTTTGACAATAACAGAGCCTTTTCGAACCCTGGCTGGGCACACAGCCAAAATCACAAGTCTTTCCTGGAGCCCCCACCATGAGGGAAGATTGGTATCTGCTTGCTATGATGGCACTGCGCAG GTATGGGATGTTATGAAGGAAGAGCCACTCTGCAACTACCGAGGGCACCAGGGCCGGCTGCTGAGTGTCCAGTGGTCACCAGTGGATTCAGATTCTATTTATACAGGAGCAgatgatttttctgttcacaaATGGCAAATTTCAAAGCAGGAGCATACACGGCCTCCTCAGG GCAAAAAGAGTATagaattagagaaaaaaagaagtatgcAACCAAAAGTCAAAgccaagaagaagaaaaagcctaCAGGAAAGAGTCCAGCCAAACAGGATCTAAGTGATGTTATGAATGGAGATGAAAGTGTGAAGGAAATGTTGCTAGAGGAAAATGGAGTGTCGGAccatgaaggagaaaaagaagctcGGGAGGCAGAGTTGCCTGCTGAAGTCCCCGTGACTG TGTCCAAGGATACATCTTCATCTGCATACGATTATTCTTCATTCAGTTTGCCAAAGCCTTTTGTGACCCAGAAAGCCACTCCTGTGAAAAAGGACCCACCTAAAGAGAAACCAA CCTCTGATGCCTCTCTGAAGAAGAGGAAGCCTCGTTCTATTCTACCCTTCAGCACGCTCATGGATCACAGATCAAAAGATGAATTGCATCAGGACTGCTTGAGGCTGGCTACCTGTCTGAAAACCAAAG ATAATAATGACGATGTGTCTTCTGACCTCAAGGATCGAATCCACTTGGGGCTGTTCACAGACAGGGCTTCTGTGCACAAGATGATTGATATGGAAG GAAAACATCACTTGGAGAATGGGCATCCAGAGCTCTTTCAGCAGCTCATGTTGTGGAAAGGAGATATGAAGGGTGtcctccaggcagctgctgagagGGGAGAGCTAACAGACCAGCTGGTAGCAATCTCACCCATGG TTGGCTATCAGGCCTGGGTTTGGACAGTAGAAGcctttgcaaagcagctgtgttttcaggAGCAGTATGTGAAGGCTGCCTCCCATCTCCTGTCCATCCACAAAGTGTATGAGGCTGTCGACCTCCTGAAAGTGAACAACTTTTACAG GGAAGCAATTGTAATTGCCAAGGCCAGGTTGCGTCCAGAAGATCCGATTCTGAAGGATCTCTACAACAGTTGGGCAGCTTTGTTAGAGAAAGACGGTCATTACTCCATGGCCGCCAAATG TTATTTGGGGGCTTCCTCACCCTATGATGCAGTTAAGGTGTTGGCAAAAAAGGGAGATGTGGCATCCCTTAGAACTGCTGCTGAGCTTGCGCTGGTATCTGGGGAGGAGGAGTTGTCAGCAACTTTGTCTTTCAGATGTGCCCAAGACATGCTGTTATCCAGGAACTGGGTGGGAGCTCAGGAAGTCCTTCAGCAACATAAAACTTTATTT GGACAAAGACTTGTTTTCTGCCTCAATGAACTCCTTTGCAAGTGCCTTAGTGAAAGAAACCCCTGTGACCGAAAGAGCCCCGTGCCTCCCTGTTATCACAGCTGGGAGCTGAACAGAGAGGCCTCGTTTTTTGACATGGTGACGGAAGTGTGGCAGAAGGTACTGGGCATGGACACCACTGAACAAATCACAAGTGCATGTGAGCAGCTGCACAGTATCGAGCATCCTCCTTCTACCAGCAACACACACCCAAAGCAG GTGCTTTTCCATATCTCCCATGACCTGACCCTTGCTGCCCTGAGCTATCATACTGCTACCTGGAATGAGGCAGTGAAAAGTATTCTTGGAGCTGTGACCCGCAGTTATGATGCTGGTAATTTCACTCTGATGCAAGAGATCTGCAGTATCATCCTTCCTGAAG GCTGTGATAACCTGAGACACAAACTGGACAGCACAAATTCTCAGAGCATGGATGCTTGCAGAAGTTTAGAGGGCTTTGTGGCTTATGGACTGCTGTATGACCTGTGGTGGAATCTATCCAATGACTCCCTTGTGATCCGGAAGGCTGGCTTGGATCCTGTGCTGTGTCCCAGTGAGCAGACAGTTCCTGAGAAGAGCTGCATTTCAGGTCACTCCTCCCCTGAAGAAACTCCTGATCAAACGGTGGTTGAGACGGATGAAAACCTCCAGAATACAACTGAAGTTCACAAGTGTGAGACGGAAAGTGACTCAAAAACTAGCTCGGTTGATTTGGTAGACATACAGTCAAAGCTGAATGGCTGCAAAGTGCTTCTTTCAGAAGAGATCGCTGCTTTACAGAATACCCAGAGAGATATAGCTGAGGTCCAGCAGATTTTAGCAGATATGATCTGCCAGCATCAGCAGCAGAGGAACAATCTCCAGGAAAACACAAATGGAAACACCCAGGAAAGCAACCTGCAGCAGAGTTCAGAGACCGAGTCAGACAAACCATGCTCTGACAGCACCCAGTTGAATTG TAAAGATGAAGTAAAGCAACCAATTACACTCCCTGAGCTAACCAAGCAGCTTCTAAAAGCGAAGCAGAAACTAGCAGAATTTCCAGACAATTTAAAG GTCTTCCCGTTCCCCGACGTGCTGGAGTGCTGCCTGGTACTCCTTCACACCGGATCGCAGTGCCCTCCTGAGCTACGTGTGCAGGCACTGGACTTCCTTAGGAAACACGGTACTGCTGACATTTACAAAAAGGCTACCAGGAGGTTCTTGACATGA
- the CNOT8 gene encoding CCR4-NOT transcription complex subunit 8: MPAALAENSQVICEVWANNLEEEMRKIREIVLSYSYIAMDTEFPGVVVRPIGEFRSSIDYQYQLLRCNVDLLKIIQLGLTFTNEKGEYPSGINTWQFNFKFNLTEDMYSQDSIDLLASSGLQFQKHEEEGIDTLHFAELLMTSGVVLSDSVKWLSFHSGYDFGYMVKLLTDSRLPEEEHEFFHILNLFFPSIYDVKYLMKSCKNLKGGLQEVADQLDLQRIGRQHQAGSDSLLTGMAFFRMKELFFEDTIDDAKYCGRLYGLGTGVAQKQNEDVDSAQEKMSILAIINNMQP; the protein is encoded by the exons ATGCCAGCAGCCCTTGCAGAGAACAGCCAGGTTATCTGTGAAGTATGGGCAAACAATCTGGAAGAAGAGATGAGGAAAATTCGAGAGATTGTTCTAAGTTACAGCTACATTGCAATG GACACAGAGTTTCCTGGAGTTGTTGTAAGGCCAATTGGTGAATTCCGCAGTTCCATAGACTACCAATACCAGCTTCTTCGGTGTAACGTCGATCTTCTGAAAATTATCCAGCTGGGCCTGACTTTCACAAATGAGAAAGGAGAATATCCTTCTGGCATCAACACCTGGCAGTTCAACTTTAAATTCAACCTTAC ggAGGACATGTACTCTCAGGATTCCATAGACCTCCTTGCCAGCTCTGGGCTGCAGTTCCAGAAGCATGAAGAAGAAGGGATTGATACCCTACACTTTGCAGAATTGCTTATGACATCTGGGGTCGTCCTTAGTGACAGTGTGAAGTGGCTGTCCTTCCACAG tgGTTATGACTTTGGCTACATGGTCAAATTGTTGACAGATTCCAGGTTACCTGAAGAGGAACATGaatttttccatattttgaaCCTTTTCTTCCCATCTATCTATGATGTAAAGTACTTAATGAAGAGCTGCAAAAACCTCAAG GGTGGCCTTCAAGAAGTGGCAGATCAGCTGGATTTGCAGCGAATTGGACGACAACACCAGGCAGGATCGGACTCTCTTCTCACAGGAATGGCATTCTTCAGAATGAAAGAG ttGTTTTTTGAGGATACAATTGATGATGCAAAGTATTGTGGGCGGCTGTATGGTCTTGGCACAGGAGTGgctcagaaacaaaatgaagatgTGGACTCAGCCCAAGAGAAAATGAGCATTTTGGCTATTATCAACAACATGCAGCCATGA